The Stieleria maiorica genome includes the window CGAGATCAGCGATTTCTGCTTCGCGTGCTGCCAGGCAATCGCGGGTCAAACCGTTCAGATGATGCACCAACATCAACCCGGGATCACTCCAGTCGATCCACTGCGCGGTGTTGTCGGTCCTGCCGCCCAAAACCGTCAGATTTTCAGCCGCCTGAGACGCGGCAACGGGAAACAGTAACACGAGCCAGATTGTTTTGATCATCGGTGTGGTTCAAGGAGAGCATCTTGGAGCGGGGTCGGGCGAATTCTATCAGATGGAAATGCTGGCGGGGCTCAGAACCGGTGACGCGGTTCAGCTATCCGCCGTTCAGTCGGGCCGATGGATCGCGCTGAATGCCTTTCATACCGCGTTGGAACAAGGTTTCTTGCCATGACGTTGACAATGCCGAGCATTCGGCGAGTCGAAGGTCGTCTTCGGAAGACCGAGGTTTGGCGTACATCACCGCTATTGCCCATGCGACGGTGAATTCAGGGAACGGGCGTTCGATCAGTTCAACGGGCTGTCCCGCTGTGATGGTGCCTTGTTCCAGGACACGGAAATACCAACCTGTGCGTCCGGTCTGTTGCACCCGCACGGCCAGCTTGGGCAATTTCCAATAACGGGCCAACTTCCAGCAGGGTTGTCGAGGCTGCGAGATCTGTAACTTGCAGTCGCCGATCCGCACGATATCGCCGATGCAGCAATCCGCTTCGCTGCATCCTACAAGCGTCAGGTTTTCACCGAAGCTGCCGGCGCAAAACGGTACGTCGGGAAACTCTTGTTTCCAGCGAGCGTAGTGCATCGCGGAATAGGCGAGCACGGCCTTGTCGGGACCGCCATGATGTTGCAAATCCGCTTGCTTGTCACCGGCGATGTTGGTCACGCCGACTTTGACGTTCCCCACGACCGGTTGTTTTTCGATTGCCGATGTCCACGGTTTGGCCGAATCGTCCGCGCCTTCGTAGCGACGCGGGCGACCGACCTGGATGGACTCAATCTGTCCAAGAATCATTGCTCTACTTTAACGCCGACAAATCGGCTCCGTGGTTGATGTGGAAGACCTGGCCGTCGATCACCAGTGCGGGGACGGACCTGACTCCCGATTGTTCGGCTTCGGCGACACGGTTGCTCTGCTCGCCCAAATGAACCTTTTCGACGGGTTCTTTCAGATGGTTGGCCACGGTCTGTTCGGCACTGACGCAGACGGGACAACCGGCATGGTAAAAAACGGCTTTCGACATGATCTTCTCCAAAGGTGGAAGGAATCGCGGCGACGGTGGAAGCGGGAGGTCCGCCGACGATCCTTCCGCACTTAGGAGTCGCGAGCTCGCCCGTCTTGAAGTGCGTTGAATTGCAGGAACCGACGCCGTCGCGAACGATTTGTGTGTTGCGAAGCAAGGGACATGCCCCCGTTCGTGCCCGAGACGTTTTCGTTGATCTCCTGATAGAGCAGGTTGGGGTTCGAGGGACACAACAGGGGTTGAACCCGTAAGATGTCGTCAGGAACACGCGTGTTTTCTACGGACTTTGTCGCGGCGAGACTTCCAGCGGTACGGTTGCTCCATTGCCAAACGCATCAAGCTTCAGTGTTTTATCGGCCCATTCGAGACGAAGGACATACGATTTCCCAATCACTTCGGTCGCTCCGCCTTCAACGACAAGTGCTGTTCCCTCATCAATGCCGAGCCCGATCAAATCAGGATGTTGACGCAGGGCAGCAATCGACCGAGCAATCCGGTTGCGTTTCAGGAAGTGCTGGTCGATGATCGCTTCGGGAAGGAGCCCCAATCCGGTCGAGATCTTCGGTTCGGTTTTGCCGCCAATGATCATCACTCGGGATTGAATCGCGGCACCTGCGGAAGTTCCTCCGATCACGCCTCCTCGCATCAACAGACGTTGCAATTCAGATTCAACACGCGTCTCCAAGTAGGCTTCCGCGATTCGCTGTTGAGATCCTCCGTCAAACCAAACCGCGGATGCCGTCTTCAACGGCTGCACAAACTCGTCGGTTGATGCGACGTCGGGATCCGTCGTATGCAATACCCGAACATCACTAAATCCCCGAGCCGACCAGAGTTCTTGAGTCGCGTTCAGGTCGATCTTTCGCTGCGAAGCCGTGGGGATCACGATCAATTGTGGTTCTTTTACCGGATGTACACCCTCAGCAAGTTCACGAAACCTATCAAATACCGAATCAGGTAGAGACCCTCCGCCACAAATCACAAGCTTTCGAATCTCCGGATTTTCCTCGCCGAATGCTAAATCGGGAGCGAAGCAACCTTGAACAAACACAAAAACTAGGAAAGCGAATCGGTTTTGCATCGATCTACCGGGAAGTGGGGGGCGTGCCGCGATCATAGTCAACCGCATGCCAAAATGCTGCACCTGATCGGTTTCGTTGCACCGCGCGTGGTGCTTGCGATAGACTGTTGTACCCACCTCACGATCCTACCCAGTGACCGATCATGAATTTTGCGCGACGCATCGCAGCTTTCATCACCGTTGCCGTCTGCCTGTGCGGTGTCAGTCCGGTGACCGCGCCCGCTGAGGACTCCGTTCATTCGGCTCACTCGAACCAACCACTGGACATCGCTGCGGTGTACAAAGAGAAGTGCCAGCGATGCCACGGCGCGCACGGTCAAGGAACCAACGATGGCTACAGTAAACCGCTGCGAACCGATCGAGCGATCGAGGAAATCACCAGAGTCATCGAAGAGACGATGCCGGAAGAAGCTCCGGAATCTTGCGTTGGTGAAGAAGCGACGCAATTGGCACGCTACATCCGCGAGGAATTGACAGATGGAAAGTCCTCCCATGCGGTGCCGAAACTCACGCGTCTGACGGTGGCACAGTACCGCAATTCGATCGCCGATCTGCTGGCCCACTTCACGCCGCAGCCGGAATCGGAAAGCCCAAACGGACGCGACCGCGGACGCTCGCGCGGCAACGCGGTCCCCGGGCTTCGCGGAGAGTACTACCAGTCCGAAGGCATGAACAAGGCGCATCGCCTGGGTCACTACCGCAGCGAAACGCGACTGGAGTTTGACT containing:
- a CDS encoding MOSC domain-containing protein, translating into MILGQIESIQVGRPRRYEGADDSAKPWTSAIEKQPVVGNVKVGVTNIAGDKQADLQHHGGPDKAVLAYSAMHYARWKQEFPDVPFCAGSFGENLTLVGCSEADCCIGDIVRIGDCKLQISQPRQPCWKLARYWKLPKLAVRVQQTGRTGWYFRVLEQGTITAGQPVELIERPFPEFTVAWAIAVMYAKPRSSEDDLRLAECSALSTSWQETLFQRGMKGIQRDPSARLNGG
- a CDS encoding cyanophycinase, coding for MRLTMIAARPPLPGRSMQNRFAFLVFVFVQGCFAPDLAFGEENPEIRKLVICGGGSLPDSVFDRFRELAEGVHPVKEPQLIVIPTASQRKIDLNATQELWSARGFSDVRVLHTTDPDVASTDEFVQPLKTASAVWFDGGSQQRIAEAYLETRVESELQRLLMRGGVIGGTSAGAAIQSRVMIIGGKTEPKISTGLGLLPEAIIDQHFLKRNRIARSIAALRQHPDLIGLGIDEGTALVVEGGATEVIGKSYVLRLEWADKTLKLDAFGNGATVPLEVSPRQSP
- a CDS encoding glutaredoxin family protein, with the protein product MSKAVFYHAGCPVCVSAEQTVANHLKEPVEKVHLGEQSNRVAEAEQSGVRSVPALVIDGQVFHINHGADLSALK